tatttagggttttgctCCTAAAAAGCTCTTTTATGTCTTCTATCGGtactattccttgaagaatctcaagatctggtattgtagaagttgctgccttctcttgtcatcgaaggtgttgatgatctaaaccttcaagggtgatCTTGGAGTCATAAACAGgtgagtttgtgttgctaaacctttgagtgggatctcaaagtcacaaacgggggtgtttgtgttttgcaaaggccaaagaaagaaggagtccgtggattcggagcttgcacgtggtcatgtcagtaagttctgttggtaggtagcaataagaagtcgagcgtgggggcttgtaagtcttattgtatgaacttcgattctttctagtggatttgctttttaccttgaggatagctaggttaaatcttctccaggttttttaccggtttggctttcctgggtgatcatatcattgtcttatttattttccgctactatgcatgatatgattgtttgattgtgataacctagatttggaatttggactaagtaacaacttggctaattaactaggttaatccaattgtgttttaaggagtctaaaaactaacattaTCAATAAACACAAACTTTTGCCAAATTTTCTCTCTGGTAGATTCCAGTTTATTTCCTTGTGAATTCAAGGAAAACCCttgtggatttgaggtttactaccaaaaactaatagtttagtttttgttccACCAAGAGAGCATTGCGTGTGCTTTCTTCAAGCTTCCGCAGCATCAAGTAACCACTCAtcacattagcaatttgtaaaaaaatttgtacttctagcattttcctcattttaaagaccataaaaaaaattataaatctaaaatctaaaataaaatatacaagcccaaaaaaattagcctaacaacaaaaattaccaatagtaaaacttaaaaaaattaagcctaattaaccaattttacccAATACAAACAACCCAACCctttaaaaacttttaaacaaaataattttattcttacCCAACAGCGCACAtatcaaagacaaaaaaaaaaaaaaaaaaaaaaaaaagccctcaaTAGCTAAGCAGTAGTAAAGTCAGAGGTCGAAGCTGCTGCACATAACCGCCAGTAGCAAAGGCTCTATCCCTAATCTCTCAGTCTCTATCTCTTGACTTTCTCCatctcttcccccccccccccccctctcgaATTTGGTTTGTATAATGCTATAAGCTGTAATTGTGGGtgagtttttagttttcttttggtTTGAGCTATCTAGGCTGTTAGGGGAGGGGGCCAAAGCTTTGGAAGAGAGACGCCCAAccttaaaatagacaaattatacctaataaaaaaaaaaatagaccaAGGGAGCCTGGACCCCTTCTAGGTCCATCCCTGCCCTAAAGGCACTGCTAACATGACCCTTTGATTATAAACTCATGTCCAGTCTATTCTTTTATGATGTATTTATTTGACAATGTTAGACAAAGCCATTATCCAGCAAGATTATTGTTAGGGTACACTTATTTATGCCTATTTTTACTTAAATCCCactcatttattttcaaacatcACCAACATATCATTGGACTTCTCCAAATATTTTTGCCCTATTGTTACGCTAACCCACAACTATTCTCCATGCCACCACTAAATTGGgccacaaatataaaatattacaagaCCAAATATTTCATGAGGCCTATAGTTCATACATACgcccaaattattttattaaaggaGTTCAAATCCCATGATCAAAAAccatgattcaagtccatggGGAATTATCTATCAAAAAGCCTAGTTCTTACTGGCAATATTAAAAAAGCCCAGTTCTCACTGACAATATCAAAAAGCCCAATTCTCGCCAACAATTTCAAAAAGCCCAGTTCTCACTAGCAACATTAAAAAGCCCAGTTCTTATTggcaatataaaaaaaaaaaaaaaaaaaaaaaaaaaaaaaaacccagttcTTACTAGTAATATCAAAAAGCCTAGTTCTCATTAGCAATATctaaaagcccaattctcattgacaACATTAGAAAACCCGATTCATATTGGTactatttagaaaaaaaaatccaatattgTTAATACTTGGGAAATACCATATGATCAAATTACCTATGCCCATAACcacaattgtttaaaaaaaaaaagaagcttgaaTGCTCATATGTTTCCAAATTCATGAgaaattatgattattttattctacAGTCACTATTCATAATTCTATGATGATTATTCATCCTATAAGCTTGTCATTTAAATTATGACATGATTATTGGGAACCATAAACATTACTTATGATATGGAATTCGTCATttcaaaatgataaatattattaaagaagcattttgaaataattaagCTTATGCTATTATATTACATTCATTCCCCAAAGATCTATTACAAATATCTATCAAAACCCAAACTACATTTAATATCCACTAACAATAAAAGTCCACAAGAGATGAAAATCCAAGGCAATTGTGTCATTAATGTCCATTTTGTAGGTTGAAATATGTGATAGAAGGAGAACAAGCCCAAGTGAAAAGGGACATAAGCATAGCCCAGCCAAAGGGTCTAGTCCACATGAATAAGCCCAATCCAAAGTTCTAGCCAAGGCAAAGGACTGAACCAGCCAGCTAGCTTCCTTCTTGTTCATCCTTGACCAAGGTTCAGCTGGAGATTTCCTCAAGGGATAACCGAATCTCTAAGAATGGACTAAGGGTTGTCCCATCAACTTTCTACTACCATCTCCCTGACGTAAACAATGTCTAGAGGTTGTACTAACAACTAAAGTCTAATAAGTAATGGAatttcatcatcttcctcaaagCTCTATCTCCAGCGGAAGGAAGCCAAAACCCAGTTACTTAAGTCTCAACAAATCAATTCTATAAATGCCAAAAATGTTCAAGAATTGGttcatgtgccaagcccatgaatcctaaagtaGAAAATTTaggaaatgtggtttggagggcataaagggatctccagTGAAACCCTCTGAAGTAGGCTCAAAATTTGATACCAGACTTGGGGTGTTGAATCCTACTCTCTAGGGTCCAAATCTCAATTGCAACACCAAGATTCTTCCTTAATACCTGCCCTAATCCTATTGGCTGGACACAACCTCAAAAATCTCagcatttaatgcaagattacCCAAATATTCACCCATGTGTCATATTGCCCAAAGAAGCAAGGCAGCCCAAAAGAAAATCTACCATTTATAACCAAATCTTAGGATGAGCAGTCTGCTATTTTGCCTCCTGACCAGCCCTAAGTTTTTTGATTCTTGCtaatcacccccccccccccacccctttAAGCTCCACTATAAAAGGGTAATCACATCAGCCCCACAAACACATACCAAGCCCTCTGAAAATTCTATTATTCTTATTGCTTTGCCATATTTCAGCTTGTAGTTCAGCTTTCCCTAGCTCATAAATCATCCTTCTCAGCCCACACTCACTAGCCTCAAACattccttttcccttttctaCATATCCACACTCACAACTCTCTTCCCCTTTAAAGACCTGGTTTTAGCATTATTTCCACCATTCCATTACAAGCTTACACACCCACTCACTCATTTAAAACAGCTTTTACTACCCCACTTATACCCCATATACATATCCCACAAGAATCTTGGTTCAATATCTACTGCATTAAGCtggaatctctctctcccttcacacTATGCCAAATAACTCCTTTCTTCTCACCATGGAGCCATTGAtcattactttttgtttttctattattGAAGGATATAATGTATTTTTAACAATGAAATTTTTCCCTTATATTGACGTAGTAGTAGCAAAAAGTACCCTAGACCCTTTTGACCGAGACACATAAGGACTTCCTAAAGTGAACACCTTCTTAAATTTGTTCAATGATTGACTGCTGGACTATAAGTTTAATTTTACCCTTATATTTTCTTGCATTGTTGTAACAGGATCGATAATCTATTAATTAACTACTATGAAGTGTTTTATTGGGCCTTAATGTTGTTCTTGCTAAGGTGCACCTTTTATTTCTTGCTTAGATAGACTTGTCACTACACCAAAAGTCTTTGGGTATCATCTTAAAGCCCAATGTTGAGTTTTGACTTGGCCTCTCCATATTTCATTTGAGGACATCAATTTCCCCCTCAACAATTATTACGCAGCCCCGCATTGATTGTTATGGATGGTTGGCTCATTTGTCTTGAATTTACATACAGTTCTCCGAAGATTTCATGGCCCATGTTCGAACACAAAATTGAATGTATAATTAGTGGGTATGGATAGCGCTCTCTCTTCAAAGTAAAAACAGCTTTTCAAAGGTGATAGCACGCTCACATAATTTCAACTAGTTTTGGAAATATCTGGATTTGGTGATATTATTAAAAGGTTGATTAATCTATTAAGTAAATCACTTTCCTGGTTGATTCAACAAAGTCATCATCACTAAAGTCATTGTTTGTTATTTCAATTTCCAACCACTAATGGTGAAATCAAGGACgagagttttattttcttggtcACGCAATTGTGGAAATTTGATCATATTACCATTTATTGAaagctctctcttcttctccttcctcGTAAGTCGTAACCCATACAATTACATGCACGCACGAGCCATGAAAAACTTCACTACAAAACAAGGACTAAAGTGTTCAGAAATTTGACTAAAGAAACGAGAcgtaaaaaaaatacttttgaattaacaaaaagaatacatgGAAGCTAAATTGGCTTTCATTTGTCAATTACAAATCgcccaccaaaaaaataaaacatttgtgTAGGTGTCGAGTTATTTTACCCAACATTTTATTCAAACTAATACTACCAAAGAATCAAAAGGTGGGATTTTTGTGTCCCATCCTCGATATTACTATACTTTAATACAAAGACACGGCTTAAGTCCAATGCACTAATACACTAGACATGATGAGATACGAACATATGTTCGCATTTTAATATGTCAAGTGTATTAATGCATTAGATATAATCTCAACCCTTAATATAACATTAACAAAAGAATTATATGCTTAGTCTACTAAGACCATTTGTTTTGTGAGTACTGGTAACTTGATAAGCATGTCCAACGGGGGACCTTGCATGCCGAAGGTGCCTCTCTTGGGAGAGTAATTTTGCAAACCTGCAACAACATTATATGCTTTTGCATTAGCTTAatgtgaaaactaaaaacaaaactctTTTCTAAATAAATTCTAGAATATAATAACAGtttgatatatttatttttagtaccTTATGAGGGCAGCTTCATTAGTTTCATGGTTAGAAGCCTCATAAATTCCTGTCTCCAAGTTCACCCTAGCAACTGGTTTCTTTAGCAACTCTTCACCAACTTTCACAAGATCAtccatattttgttttgtggcCACGTCCACAGAAGTTACTGTCCCAACCAAGGTATCGTCCTGCATTGTTTTGATTCAAACTTGTCTACGTTAATTAAGTGAACAAGAACTTTTGACTTTTATACCAcgaattttattacataacacATCTATACCAAATTACCAATGTGTCACTTCAATGTtaattatgttttgttttattaaatacaaaacaaaaaaagtaagaacaatatcatagtttttactaattttactataaaaatgtTTTCACACTAACGTAATAATAAATGTGATCAGAGTCACTTTagcatataataaataaatgtttaaattatttttttaattcatgatGAGAAAGTCACAATATGcaataaaaatctcataatatttttataacatttttatttttagttgtagttGATCTATAtataatcttattttattttgacttatgaTGAATTGACACCTCAACTTGTTGAGAAAATGTTGTGAGATTTTGTTTTGCTTGTAGAAGAACTCGATTGGTGAACATCAATTTGCATGatctttgtaataaaatttgtattaatcCTTAGTATCACCCaaaaagtaattaagaaatttatttattacattgtTGATGTGTCATTAATTACATTCATTGACATGTAATAGTTGTAGTATTTTCTTATGTATTTCTTCTGGTTATGGAAGGTTTAAATGATATATATGTACCTGAATCCGCAAGTAATTTTTCTCAGAATGAAGGGCTTGAAAAACCACAGAGAGGTGGACATCAACCATGTCTGCACTTGCGTGAGAAAATACATCAATAATTGGGGTGGAACCACCACTTGTTAACCAGTCCAGCAAGCCCCACTTAGCTGCTTGGTGTGCCCTGTATTTTCCTTCGGCTTTTTTTGAGCCAGTTCCTAATGATATCACCAAAAACTTTTCATAGTCCATTGGTTTTATTGGAAAGAAGTCAGAACTTCCTCGAAGGATCTGCTTTGTCACTTCACCAATGGCAAGTAAAGCCTGAGATTGCACCaatttagtaatattagaataacaataaaatgattaaatttcttattttttaaatagctatatattaaaaaaatattaggaaatttattatatataataatcatTAGGAGTCATGTGAAGTTTGAAAAAGACATACCGGATTATTAGCAGCAACACCACCATCTGTAAGGTTAAATTCTCTCACATTTCCCTCAGGGTCTACAG
This DNA window, taken from Quercus robur chromosome 2, dhQueRobu3.1, whole genome shotgun sequence, encodes the following:
- the LOC126711535 gene encoding patatin-like protein 2 → MGSTNVPLQPPTYGNLITVLSIDGGGIRGVIPGTILSFLESELQKLDGEDARIADYFDVISGTSTGGLVTAMLAAPDENNRPVFAAKDIKDFYLNHCPRIFPQNSCPVLPHLTKIIKALAGPKYDGKYLHNLVKGKLGHTKLQQTLTNVVIPTFDIKTLQPAIFSSYEVKNNPSMNALLSDICIATSAAPTYLPTYYFETVDPEGNVREFNLTDGGVAANNPALLAIGEVTKQILRGSSDFFPIKPMDYEKFLVISLGTGSKKAEGKYRAHQAAKWGLLDWLTSGGSTPIIDVFSHASADMVDVHLSVVFQALHSEKNYLRIQDDTLVGTVTSVDVATKQNMDDLVKVGEELLKKPVARVNLETGIYEASNHETNEAALIRFAKLLSQERHLRHARSPVGHAYQVTSTHKTNGLSRLSI